In Pseudomonas sp. MTM4, one genomic interval encodes:
- the ppsA gene encoding phosphoenolpyruvate synthase, with protein sequence MVEYVVSLDKLGNHDVERVGGKNASLGEMISNLAGAGVSVPGGFATTAQAYRDFMELSGLNEQIHALLDALDVDDVNALAKAGAQIRGWVMEAEFPQQLDADIRAAFAEMSAGNDNLAVAVRSSATAEDLPDASFAGQQETFLNIRGVDNVIRAAKEVFASLFNDRAIAYRVHQGFDHKLVALSAGVQRMVRSETGTAGVMFTLDTESGFRDVVFITGAYGLGETVVQGAVNPDEFYVHKHTLEAGRPAILRRNLGSKAIKMIYGEEASAGKSVKTVDVDQAERMRFCLTDEEVSNLARQAMIIEKHYGRPMDIEWAKDGDDGQLYIVQARPETVKSRTSANVMERYLLKEKGTVLVEGRAIGQRIGAGPVKIIRDVSEMDKVQPGDVLVSDMTDPDWEPVMKRASAIVTNRGGRTCHAAIIARELGIPAVVGCGNATELLKDGQRVTVTCAEGDTGLIFEGELGFDIRQNSIDAMPELPFKIMMNVGNPDRAFDFAQLPNEGVGLARLEFIINRMIGVHPKALLNFDGLPTDVKSSVEKRIAGYGDPVDFYVEKLVEGVSTLAAAFWPKKVIVRLSDFKSNEYANLIGGKLYEPEEENPMLGFRGASRYISESFRDCFELECRAMKKVRDVMGLTNVELMVPFVRTLGEASQVIDILGQFGLKRGENGLRIIMMCELPSNALLADEFLEFFDGFSIGSNDMTQLALGLDRDSGIIAHLFDERNPAVKKLLASAIQACNKAGKYIGICGQGPSDHPDLAKWLMEQGIESVSLNPDSVLDTWFFLADAEID encoded by the coding sequence TTGGTAGAGTACGTAGTTTCCCTCGATAAGCTCGGCAATCATGACGTTGAGCGTGTAGGGGGCAAGAACGCCTCCCTAGGCGAGATGATCAGCAACCTTGCTGGCGCGGGCGTTTCGGTACCTGGTGGTTTCGCCACTACGGCACAGGCCTATCGTGACTTCATGGAACTCAGCGGCCTGAACGAGCAGATCCATGCGCTCCTCGATGCGCTGGACGTAGACGACGTGAATGCACTGGCCAAGGCCGGTGCTCAGATTCGCGGCTGGGTCATGGAGGCTGAATTCCCTCAGCAGCTGGATGCCGATATCCGCGCAGCCTTCGCCGAGATGTCCGCCGGTAACGACAATCTGGCGGTAGCGGTGCGCTCTTCGGCAACGGCGGAAGACTTGCCCGATGCTTCCTTTGCAGGTCAGCAGGAAACTTTCCTCAATATTCGTGGCGTGGATAACGTGATCCGCGCTGCCAAGGAAGTGTTCGCCTCCCTGTTCAATGACCGTGCCATTGCCTATCGCGTGCACCAGGGCTTCGACCACAAGCTGGTCGCCCTGTCCGCCGGCGTGCAGCGCATGGTGCGCTCCGAAACCGGTACTGCTGGCGTGATGTTCACGCTGGACACCGAGTCCGGCTTCCGCGATGTGGTGTTCATCACTGGCGCCTATGGCCTGGGCGAGACCGTCGTACAGGGCGCGGTAAACCCCGACGAATTCTACGTGCACAAGCACACCCTCGAAGCGGGCCGTCCGGCAATCTTGCGCCGTAATCTCGGTAGCAAGGCGATCAAGATGATCTACGGCGAAGAAGCCAGCGCCGGCAAGTCGGTCAAGACCGTCGATGTCGATCAGGCCGAACGCATGCGTTTCTGTCTCACAGACGAAGAAGTCAGCAACCTGGCCCGCCAGGCGATGATCATCGAGAAACACTACGGTCGCCCGATGGATATCGAGTGGGCCAAGGATGGTGATGATGGCCAGCTTTACATCGTCCAAGCGCGCCCCGAGACCGTGAAAAGCCGCACCAGCGCCAACGTCATGGAGCGTTACCTGCTCAAGGAAAAAGGCACTGTGCTGGTCGAAGGCCGTGCCATCGGCCAGCGCATCGGCGCAGGTCCGGTGAAGATCATTCGCGACGTCTCGGAAATGGACAAGGTTCAGCCGGGCGATGTTCTTGTATCGGACATGACCGATCCCGATTGGGAACCGGTGATGAAGCGCGCCAGTGCTATCGTCACTAACCGCGGCGGTCGTACCTGCCACGCGGCGATCATCGCGCGTGAGTTGGGCATCCCGGCTGTCGTGGGTTGCGGCAATGCCACCGAGCTGCTGAAGGACGGTCAGCGCGTCACCGTTACCTGCGCCGAAGGCGACACCGGCCTGATCTTCGAAGGCGAACTAGGCTTCGATATCCGTCAGAACTCCATCGACGCCATGCCGGAGCTGCCGTTCAAGATCATGATGAACGTCGGCAACCCGGATCGCGCATTCGACTTCGCTCAGTTGCCGAACGAGGGCGTGGGCCTGGCCCGCCTGGAATTCATCATTAACCGCATGATCGGTGTGCACCCCAAAGCGCTGCTGAATTTCGACGGCCTGCCGACGGATGTGAAGAGTAGCGTCGAGAAGCGCATCGCCGGTTATGGCGATCCGGTCGATTTCTATGTGGAGAAGTTGGTCGAAGGCGTGAGTACGCTGGCTGCGGCGTTCTGGCCGAAGAAAGTCATCGTGCGGCTGTCGGACTTCAAGTCCAACGAATACGCCAACCTGATCGGCGGCAAGCTTTACGAGCCGGAAGAAGAGAACCCGATGCTCGGCTTCCGTGGCGCCTCGCGCTACATCAGCGAATCCTTCCGCGACTGCTTCGAGCTCGAATGCCGGGCGATGAAGAAGGTCCGCGACGTCATGGGGCTGACCAACGTCGAGCTGATGGTCCCTTTCGTACGTACGCTTGGCGAGGCCTCGCAGGTCATCGACATTCTCGGCCAGTTCGGCCTCAAGCGCGGTGAGAATGGTCTGCGCATCATCATGATGTGCGAACTGCCTTCCAACGCGCTGTTGGCCGACGAGTTCCTGGAGTTCTTCGATGGATTCTCCATCGGTTCCAACGACATGACCCAGCTCGCGCTCGGTCTTGATCGTGACTCCGGCATCATCGCTCATCTGTTCGACGAGCGTAATCCTGCCGTGAAGAAGTTGCTGGCCAGCGCCATCCAGGCGTGCAACAAGGCGGGCAAATATATCGGAATATGTGGGCAGGGCCCGTCGGATCATCCTGATCTGGCCAAGTGGCTGATGGAGCAGGGCATCGAAAGCGTATCCCTGAATCCGGATTCCGTGCTGGACACCTGGTTCTTCCTGGCCGATGCCGAAATCGACTGA
- the rraA gene encoding ribonuclease E activity regulator RraA: protein MQYVTPDLCDAYPDLIQVVEPIFSNFGGRDSFGGQIVTVKCFEDNSLVKEQVELDGTGKVMVVDGGGSLRCALLGDMLAEKAARNGWHGLVIYGCIRDVDIVAQTDLGVQALASHPLKSNKRGVGELNIPVTFCGVTFRPGEYLYADNNGIVVSPEELKMPE, encoded by the coding sequence ATGCAATATGTCACGCCTGATCTATGCGATGCCTACCCTGACTTGATTCAGGTGGTAGAGCCGATCTTCAGCAACTTTGGCGGTCGCGACTCCTTTGGTGGCCAGATCGTCACGGTCAAGTGCTTCGAGGACAACTCACTGGTCAAGGAGCAGGTCGAGCTCGACGGCACTGGCAAGGTGATGGTCGTCGATGGTGGTGGTTCGTTGCGTTGCGCCTTGCTGGGCGACATGCTCGCCGAGAAGGCTGCACGTAACGGCTGGCACGGCTTGGTCATCTACGGGTGCATTCGCGACGTGGATATCGTTGCGCAAACCGATCTCGGCGTGCAGGCACTGGCCAGCCATCCGTTGAAGAGCAACAAGCGTGGTGTCGGTGAATTGAATATCCCGGTGACCTTCTGCGGCGTGACCTTTCGTCCTGGTGAATACCTCTATGCCGACAACAACGGCATTGTCGTCTCGCCTGAAGAGTTGAAGATGCCCGAGTGA